In a genomic window of Lonchura striata isolate bLonStr1 chromosome 4, bLonStr1.mat, whole genome shotgun sequence:
- the ATOH1 gene encoding transcription factor ATOH1, translated as MSLPWAERAREPPPGPEQSACGGFAPGSWLGVCCAARLPAAASPRYLLPAEDDEAAAEGGAARGGGSSPGGVRGGGRPRGGGGGPGLRAQVSGVQKQRRLAANARERRRMHGLNHAFDQLRNVIPSFNNDKKLSKYETLQMAQIYISALAELLHGPAAPSDGSGKAEHRGAPFEPPCAAAGAGPPPGPPAPPPGPPRASPPGHGRTRFPPPPAAGGYSVQLDPLHFSFAEGALMGQRAPSPALLLPQPGQPPQERSKTSPRSHRSDGEFSPRSHYSDSDEAS; from the coding sequence AtgagcctgccctgggcagagcgcgcccgggagccgccgcccggcccggagCAGAGCGCCTGCGGCGGCTTCGCGCCGGGCTCCTGGCTCGGCGTCTGCTGCGCCGCCCGcctgcccgccgccgcctcgccgcgATACCTGCTGCCCGCCGAGGACGAcgaggcggcggcggagggcggcgcggcgcggggcggcgggagcagccccggcggGGTGCGGGGAggcgggcggccgcggggcggcggcggcggccccgggctgcGGGCGCAGGTGAGCGGCGTGCAGAAGCAGCGGCGGCTGGCGGCCAACgcgcgggagcggcggcggatGCACGGGCTGAACCACGCCTTCGACCAGCTGCGCAATGTCATCCCCTCCTTCAACAACGACAAGAAGCTGTCCAAGTACGAGACGCTGCAGATGGCGCAGATCTACATCAGCGCCCTGGCCGAGCTGCtgcacggccccgccgccccttcCGACGGCTCCGGCAAGGCCGAGCACCGCGGGGCCCCCTTCGAGCCGCCCTgcgccgccgccggcgccggacctccgccggggccgccggcgccgccgccggggccgcccaGAGCGTCGCCCCCCGGGCACGGCCGGACTCGCTTCCCTccgccgccggccgcggggGGCTACTCGGTGCAGCTCGACCCGCTGCACTTCTCCTTTGCGGAGGGCGCCCTGATGGGACAGAGAGCCCCTTCCCCCGCCCTCCTCCTGCCGCAGCCCGGGCAGCCGCCGCAGGAGAGGAGCAAGACGTCGCCCCGGTCCCACAGGAGCGACGGGGAGTTCTCGCCCCGCTCCCACTACAGCGATTCGGATGAGGCCAGCTAA